NNNNNNNNNNNNNNNNNNNNNNNNNNNNNNNNNNNNNNNNNNNNNNNNNNNNNNNNNNNNNNNNNNNNNNNNNNNNNNNNNNNNNNNNNNNNNNNNNNNNNNNNNNNNNNNNNNNNNNNNNNNNNNNNNNNNNNNNNNNNNNNNNNNNNNNNNNNNNNNNNNNNNNNNNNNNNNNNNNNNNNNNNNNNNNNNNNNNNNNNNNNNNNNNNNNNNNNNNNNNNNNNNNNNNNNNNNNNNNNNNNNNNNNNNNNNNNNNNNNNNNNNNNNNNNNNNNNNNNNNNNNNNNNNNNNNNNNNNNNNNNNNNNNNNNNNNNNNNNNNNNNNNNNNNNNNNNNNNNNNNNNNNNNNNNNNNNNNNNNNNNNNNNNNNNNNNNNNNNNNNNNNNNNNNNNNNNNNNNNNNNNNNNNNNNNNNNNNNNNNNNNNNNNNNNNNNNNNNNNNNNNNNNNNNNNNNNNNNNNNNNNNNNNNNNNNNNNNNNNNNNNNNNNNNNNNNNNNNNNNNNNNNNNNNNNNNNNNNNNNNNNNNNNNNNNNNNNNNNNNNNNNNNNNNNNNNNNNNNNNNNNNNNNNNNNNNNNNNNNNNNNNNNNNNNNNNNNNNNNNNNNNNNNNNNNNNNNNNNNNNNNNNNNNNNNNNNNNNNNNNNNNNNNNNNNNNNNNNNNNNNNNNNNNNNNNNNNNNNNNNNNNNNNNNNNNNNNNNNNNNNNNNNNNNNNNNNNNNNNNNNNNNNNNNNNNNNNNNNNNNNNNNNNNNNNNNNNNNNACTACCATTAATCAACAGGTTGGAGTCATGACCAAGATTGGTCTCGATTTTTAATCAGTCAATATCGTCGGTGCTGGAAACTATACTTCGCTAGGAAAACGGGCATGGTGACGCCAACCCTGACTTACATGGGGAGATACCTAAAACGCACACCGATATCAGCATCACGTTTACGGCAGGATTTTCAGAGGGGTTTAGTGACATTTGATTATCTAAACCATAGAAATGGTCGAACGGAATCCCTCATTTTGAGTCCATAAGCGATGAGAGAACGCATGATTAAGCACATTCCCTATAAACCTTTCATGAGGTCAATCACGCACTGATTCTAAAGTGAATTAAGCCGATTTTGTTCAGGTAAGGGATCATTAAAATTCCTGACCTTGCCCCCTTGCTGCCGATTCAATGTCATAGATTATTTACTCACTGGAAATTTGGATCAGCAAGCAGTTTTCCTTGATGGAAGCCGTATAAGCTGAGAGGTTATCGTGCGGTGCTACGAGAGGCCATCATTGAGGTTACAGTGCTTAACTCAATTCAATAAACATGGGTATAGGTTGCATCATTACGTGGTAGGTTTTCAGTTAACTTATTGATATTTAGATATTTAATGTCGCCGCAAATAGTTAGGTCGCTATTTATCGTCACGCACGGCGGGCTTTTCCAACTCCCCAGCCCAAGAGCGACCCCAAATAATATGACCAAGATAAGCAAGCTATAACAGACTATTTTCCAAGTAGGAAGAGATTGACGAGGACTGATTTCTTGTTCTATATCACTGGCTTCTTCTTCCTCACTAGCAGAATACTGCACGTCATCGGATTCGGGATCACATTCACGAATCGCTTCAGGTTCAATCGGATGTCTAATAAAGTTGTCATCTTTAATAGTGAAACCTTTGTCTTTGATTGTAATGATTATTGCACGATCTTGCCCAAACGCTTTACGTAGGTTGCCAATGGATACATTCAGTGAGTTAGGGACAACAAATTTGCCAGGCCAACCAATTTGTAATAACGTCTCTCTGCTTACGATTT
Above is a genomic segment from Synechococcus sp. WH 7805 containing:
- a CDS encoding transcriptional regulator codes for the protein MFLYKHGENIFDPQKATYSTSEKTSRLSKSETKILQYLIDNCGEIVSRETLLQIGWPGKFVVPNSLNVSIGNLRKAFGQDRAIIITIKDKGFTIKDDNFIRHPIEPEAIRECDPESDDVQYSASEEEEASDIEQEISPRQSLPTWKIVCYSLLILVILFGVALGLGSWKSPPCVTINSDLTICGDIKYLNINKLTENLPRNDATYTHVY